A genomic stretch from Spongiibacter nanhainus includes:
- the glnE gene encoding bifunctional [glutamate--ammonia ligase]-adenylyl-L-tyrosine phosphorylase/[glutamate--ammonia-ligase] adenylyltransferase, which translates to MSDSSLQIQNNEIPEACRAEVEQRWQSLMERCDDNQRHWYRELSQSDQRPQLLKALGCSQAFTDYCCRIPDALKQLHEAGLLSAPLDYPALLDELQGEASAVADADALAACLRRFRNRHWLRIVWRDLNRLATTAQTVAELSDLAVACIEVALDFHYQAMTEEWGEPRSKDGEPQRMVVIAMGKLGANELNLSSDIDLIFAYPEAGSTEGGRRSVDNQEFFIRLGQRVIKALDALTPDGFVFRVDMRLRPYGQSGPLVVNFDALEEYYQDQGRDWERYAMIKARCIAGDVASGEQLMAVLQPFVFRRYLDFSAVEALRDMKGMIQREVQRRNLEDNIKLGPGGIREIEFIAQCFQLIRGGQEASLQARSLVTVLNELRELEYLPTNAVKELEQANGFLRDVEHAIQAWRDQQTQQLPTDQAARDALAWAMGCPDWQAFSVELARHRDKVAKHFANIVADPDEGSDVEPNTLAHWHTLLDELDHDHVRQQLEEAGFDDGDEAARMLVALLSSAAVQRMQSSGRERLYDFMPLLLEAASEAEHPTQTLLRIIPLIESVLRRTAYLVLLMENRQALGHLVRLCDASPWIARQLAAQPVLLDELLDASSLYSVPDKDGLRSELRQRLLRIAEDDLEAQMEALRYFRLAHVLRVAASEVSGTLPLMKVSDYLTYIAEVVLESVLDIAWHNLTDKHGHFAGIDEARKHFVIVGYGKLGGLELGYGSDLDLVFIHDLPAGLATDGDRPVDGTVFFTRLGQRIIHILTTQTRLGALYEVDMRLRPSGNAGLLVSSFNAYRDYQRGQAWTWEHQALVRARVVAGDELLAEKFTHLRRELICEQPRDAATLKEEVVAMRNKMRDHLLPKGSGGEKVAQFDLKQGLGGIVDIEFMVQYAVLAWSNQHPPLAHYTDNIRILETLQQQDLLPEADALALIDAYKAFRSQSHRLSLQEQKGRVADSELRDERDTVASLWERLMA; encoded by the coding sequence GTGTCGGACTCTTCACTACAGATTCAGAACAACGAGATCCCGGAGGCTTGTCGCGCCGAGGTCGAGCAGCGTTGGCAGAGCTTGATGGAGCGCTGCGACGATAATCAACGGCACTGGTATCGCGAGCTTTCCCAGTCAGATCAGCGCCCCCAGCTGTTGAAAGCATTGGGCTGTAGCCAGGCTTTTACCGACTACTGCTGCCGTATACCGGATGCCCTCAAGCAGCTCCACGAAGCAGGCCTGCTGTCGGCACCCCTGGACTATCCCGCCTTATTGGACGAATTGCAGGGTGAGGCGTCAGCCGTGGCCGACGCCGATGCCCTGGCTGCCTGTTTGCGCCGCTTCCGCAACCGCCACTGGTTGCGCATTGTGTGGCGGGACCTGAATCGCCTGGCGACCACGGCGCAGACGGTTGCCGAGTTGTCCGATTTGGCGGTCGCCTGCATTGAGGTCGCCCTGGATTTTCACTACCAGGCCATGACGGAGGAGTGGGGAGAGCCCCGCAGCAAAGACGGTGAACCCCAGCGGATGGTGGTGATCGCCATGGGCAAGCTGGGCGCCAACGAGCTTAACCTGTCTTCCGACATCGATCTTATTTTTGCCTATCCCGAGGCCGGCAGTACCGAGGGTGGCCGGCGCTCAGTGGACAACCAGGAGTTTTTTATACGCCTTGGTCAGCGCGTGATTAAAGCCCTGGATGCCCTCACTCCGGACGGTTTTGTATTCCGAGTAGACATGCGCCTGCGTCCCTACGGCCAGAGCGGACCCTTGGTGGTCAATTTTGACGCCCTGGAAGAGTACTACCAGGATCAGGGCCGGGACTGGGAGCGCTACGCGATGATCAAGGCCCGCTGCATTGCCGGTGATGTGGCCTCCGGTGAGCAGTTGATGGCGGTGCTGCAGCCCTTTGTGTTCCGCCGCTACCTGGATTTTTCGGCGGTGGAAGCGCTGCGGGATATGAAGGGCATGATTCAGCGGGAAGTGCAGCGCCGCAACCTGGAGGACAACATCAAACTGGGGCCTGGTGGGATTCGCGAGATCGAGTTTATCGCCCAGTGTTTTCAGCTGATCCGCGGCGGTCAGGAAGCGTCGCTGCAGGCCCGAAGCCTGGTGACCGTGCTCAATGAGCTGCGGGAGTTGGAGTATCTGCCCACCAATGCAGTAAAGGAGCTGGAACAGGCCAACGGCTTTTTGCGGGACGTCGAGCACGCTATCCAGGCCTGGCGGGATCAGCAAACCCAGCAACTCCCCACCGACCAAGCCGCCCGGGACGCCTTGGCCTGGGCGATGGGTTGCCCAGACTGGCAGGCCTTTAGTGTTGAGCTAGCCAGGCATCGCGACAAGGTGGCGAAGCACTTTGCCAATATTGTCGCCGACCCGGATGAAGGCAGTGATGTGGAGCCGAACACCCTGGCCCACTGGCACACACTGCTGGACGAGTTGGATCACGATCATGTGCGCCAGCAGCTTGAGGAGGCGGGTTTTGACGACGGCGACGAGGCCGCGCGGATGCTGGTGGCGCTGCTGAGTAGCGCGGCTGTGCAAAGAATGCAGAGCTCTGGTCGCGAGCGCCTTTACGACTTTATGCCCCTGTTGCTGGAAGCTGCCAGCGAGGCAGAGCACCCCACCCAAACCTTGTTGCGCATCATCCCGCTGATCGAGTCGGTGCTGCGCCGCACCGCCTACCTGGTGCTGCTGATGGAAAACCGTCAGGCGCTGGGGCACCTGGTGCGCCTGTGCGATGCCAGCCCCTGGATTGCCCGCCAGCTCGCCGCGCAACCGGTGCTGTTGGACGAGTTACTGGATGCCAGCAGTTTGTACTCGGTACCGGACAAAGACGGTCTGCGCAGCGAGCTGCGCCAACGCTTGCTGCGCATTGCCGAAGACGACCTGGAGGCGCAGATGGAAGCGCTGCGCTACTTCCGCCTTGCCCACGTGTTGCGGGTGGCGGCGTCCGAGGTTTCCGGCACTCTGCCGCTGATGAAGGTCAGTGACTACCTGACTTACATTGCCGAGGTGGTACTGGAGTCGGTATTGGACATTGCCTGGCACAACCTCACCGACAAGCATGGCCACTTTGCCGGCATCGATGAGGCCCGTAAACACTTTGTTATTGTTGGCTACGGCAAGCTCGGCGGGCTGGAACTGGGCTATGGTTCGGACCTGGATTTGGTATTCATCCACGATTTACCGGCCGGGCTGGCCACCGATGGTGACAGGCCGGTGGATGGCACGGTGTTTTTCACCCGCCTTGGCCAGCGCATCATCCATATCCTCACTACCCAGACCCGTTTAGGGGCGCTTTATGAAGTGGACATGCGCCTGCGGCCCTCCGGCAATGCGGGTTTGTTGGTGTCCTCCTTCAATGCCTATCGCGACTACCAGCGCGGTCAGGCCTGGACCTGGGAGCACCAGGCCCTGGTGCGTGCCCGGGTGGTGGCCGGCGACGAGTTGCTGGCGGAAAAATTTACCCATTTGCGTCGGGAGTTGATCTGCGAGCAGCCCCGGGATGCCGCGACACTGAAAGAGGAAGTCGTGGCAATGCGCAATAAAATGCGCGACCACCTGCTGCCCAAAGGGTCGGGGGGTGAAAAAGTCGCGCAATTTGACCTCAAGCAGGGCCTGGGAGGTATCGTCGATATTGAATTTATGGTCCAATATGCCGTTTTGGCTTGGTCGAATCAGCACCCACCGCTGGCCCACTACACTGATAATATTCGCATCCTCGAAACCCTGCAGCAGCAGGACCTCTTACCCGAGGCGGATGCTCTAGCACTGATTGATGCCTACAAGGCCTTCCGCAGTCAGTCGCACCGACTCAGTTTGCAGGAACAGAAGGGGCGTGTTGCCGATTCTGAATTGCGCGACGAACGCGACACCGTCGCCTCCCTGTGGGAGCGACTGATGGCTTAA
- a CDS encoding branched-chain amino acid transaminase gives MSMADRDGLIWFDGEMIPWRDAKVHVLTHTLHYGMGVFEGVRAYNTESRGTCIFRLQEHTDRLFRSAHIMNMPMPFDKAAINEAQKQVVKDNDLEEAYLRPMVFYGSEGMGLRADNLRTHVIVAAWDWPSYMSPEARDLGIKVRCSSYTRHHVNISMCKAKANGHYINSMLALREALDSGCEEALLLDNEGYVAEGSGENIFIVRDGKLFTPELTSCLDGITRGTIFAFCQEMGLELHEKRITRDEVYVADEAFFTGTAAEVLPIRELDGRTIGAGERGPITTELQTRYFDQVKGRREQYPEWLTPVR, from the coding sequence ATGTCCATGGCTGATCGCGATGGTCTGATCTGGTTCGATGGCGAAATGATCCCCTGGCGGGATGCCAAAGTACACGTGTTGACCCATACCCTCCACTACGGCATGGGCGTATTCGAGGGTGTGCGCGCCTATAACACCGAGAGCCGGGGAACCTGTATTTTTCGCTTGCAGGAGCACACCGACCGCTTGTTCCGCAGTGCCCACATCATGAATATGCCGATGCCCTTCGACAAGGCGGCAATCAATGAGGCGCAAAAACAGGTCGTCAAGGACAACGATCTTGAGGAAGCCTACCTGCGCCCGATGGTGTTTTACGGCAGCGAAGGCATGGGCCTGCGGGCCGACAACCTGCGTACCCACGTGATAGTCGCCGCCTGGGACTGGCCCAGTTACATGAGCCCCGAGGCTCGGGACCTGGGTATCAAAGTTCGCTGCAGCTCTTACACCCGCCACCACGTCAATATCTCTATGTGTAAGGCCAAGGCCAATGGCCACTACATCAACTCGATGCTGGCGCTGCGGGAGGCACTGGACAGCGGTTGTGAAGAGGCCCTGCTGCTGGACAACGAAGGCTACGTTGCCGAGGGCAGTGGTGAAAATATCTTCATCGTTCGGGACGGCAAACTGTTTACCCCCGAGCTGACCAGCTGCCTGGATGGCATCACTCGCGGCACCATCTTTGCCTTCTGCCAGGAAATGGGCTTGGAGCTGCACGAAAAGCGCATTACCCGGGATGAAGTTTACGTTGCGGATGAGGCGTTCTTCACCGGTACGGCAGCCGAGGTTCTGCCCATCCGTGAACTGGACGGCCGCACTATCGGCGCCGGCGAGCGTGGGCCAATCACCACCGAGCTGCAAACCCGCTATTTCGACCAGGTTAAAGGGCGCCGAGAGCAGTACCCGGAGTGGCTGACACCGGTCCGCTAA
- a CDS encoding class I SAM-dependent methyltransferase, producing the protein MKTVDFRHFQLQPGDRLLDLGCGEGRHVISAYVEGEITAIGVDLCLDDLKTAQQKAQDYLESGQQQKAFGLANADALNLPFADNSFDKVICSEVLEHIPDYAGALKEIQRVLKPGGLFCASVPRAWPERICWSLSDAYHQVEGGHLRIFKASALRKQIQGLGFRFYQRHWAHALHAPYWWLKCLFWERQDDHPLIKGYHRFLVWDLLDRPLFTRALERGLNPVMGKSVVMYFQKGPAA; encoded by the coding sequence GTGAAAACGGTTGATTTTCGACATTTTCAATTGCAGCCGGGTGACCGCTTGCTGGACCTGGGCTGCGGTGAAGGTCGCCACGTTATCTCCGCTTATGTGGAGGGGGAGATAACCGCCATCGGCGTCGATCTCTGTCTCGATGATCTCAAAACCGCCCAGCAAAAAGCCCAGGACTACCTGGAGAGCGGCCAGCAGCAAAAGGCCTTTGGTCTGGCCAATGCCGATGCATTGAATCTGCCCTTTGCCGACAACAGTTTTGATAAGGTGATTTGTTCCGAAGTGCTGGAGCACATTCCCGACTACGCTGGAGCTCTGAAAGAAATCCAGCGGGTGTTGAAGCCAGGCGGCCTGTTCTGCGCCAGTGTGCCCCGGGCCTGGCCGGAGCGAATCTGCTGGTCACTCAGTGATGCCTACCATCAGGTAGAGGGTGGTCATTTGCGGATATTCAAGGCCTCTGCCCTGCGCAAGCAGATCCAGGGGCTGGGTTTTCGCTTTTACCAGCGCCACTGGGCCCACGCCTTGCATGCTCCCTATTGGTGGCTAAAGTGTCTGTTCTGGGAGCGCCAGGACGATCATCCCCTTATTAAAGGCTACCACCGCTTTTTGGTGTGGGACCTGCTCGACCGGCCGCTGTTTACCCGGGCCTTAGAGCGGGGTTTAAACCCAGTGATGGGCAAATCGGTAGTGATGTACTTTCAAAAAGGGCCGGCGGCATGA
- a CDS encoding prenyltransferase — translation MSGLFLSKGLFPHEFLRPTVAFLLRAQQADGSIPWFEGGHADPWDHVESAMGLSIGGEFDAAERAYHWLRDNQLDDGSWWAAYRDGEVDNRERRETNFVAYVATGVWHHYLISENRAFLRGMWPCVEAAIDFVVAQQSDHGDINWAVCGEGKPMADALRTGNASIYKSLECAFNISVVLGQPRRDWYRARQSLGEALRNKPERFDRTWESKARYSMDWFYPVLTGVIPKAKASAHLQQRWHEFVETDMGCRCVADEPWVTVAESCELTLALLAAGDHARAVQLYSWLHQWRHRDGEYWTGYQFDEDLLWPEERPTWTAAAILLAADALTEHTAAHHLFTQVRLLEAPNESSESISGRVPG, via the coding sequence ATGAGTGGGCTGTTTCTCAGTAAGGGGTTGTTCCCCCACGAATTTTTGCGACCGACGGTAGCATTTTTGCTGCGCGCCCAGCAGGCGGATGGCAGCATTCCCTGGTTCGAAGGTGGTCACGCCGACCCCTGGGATCACGTAGAGTCGGCGATGGGCTTGAGTATCGGTGGCGAATTTGACGCCGCCGAGCGGGCTTATCACTGGCTGCGGGACAATCAGCTTGACGACGGCAGCTGGTGGGCGGCATACCGGGACGGCGAGGTCGACAACCGCGAGCGACGGGAAACCAACTTTGTCGCCTATGTGGCCACCGGTGTCTGGCACCATTACCTGATTAGTGAAAACCGGGCATTTCTGCGGGGTATGTGGCCCTGTGTGGAGGCGGCCATCGACTTTGTTGTGGCCCAGCAGAGTGACCACGGCGATATCAACTGGGCGGTGTGCGGCGAGGGCAAGCCCATGGCCGATGCACTTCGCACCGGCAACGCCTCCATCTACAAGAGCCTGGAGTGTGCGTTCAATATCTCCGTAGTGCTGGGTCAGCCGCGCCGGGACTGGTATCGGGCCCGGCAGAGTCTGGGCGAGGCACTGCGCAATAAGCCCGAGCGCTTTGATCGCACCTGGGAGAGCAAGGCGCGCTACTCCATGGATTGGTTTTATCCGGTACTCACCGGGGTCATTCCCAAAGCCAAGGCCAGTGCGCATTTGCAGCAGCGCTGGCACGAATTTGTCGAAACCGATATGGGCTGTCGTTGCGTTGCCGACGAACCCTGGGTCACCGTCGCAGAATCCTGTGAGCTCACCCTGGCGCTGCTAGCTGCCGGCGATCACGCCCGGGCAGTGCAGCTGTACAGCTGGCTGCACCAATGGCGGCACCGGGATGGAGAATACTGGACAGGCTATCAGTTTGACGAAGACCTGCTGTGGCCAGAGGAGCGACCCACCTGGACGGCGGCGGCGATTTTGCTGGCTGCCGACGCGCTCACCGAGCACACCGCCGCCCACCACCTGTTTACCCAGGTGCGTCTACTGGAAGCACCCAACGAAAGCAGCGAGTCGATCTCCGGCAGGGTGCCGGGCTGA
- a CDS encoding efflux RND transporter permease subunit has protein sequence MWLSDTAVRRPVFATVISLLLVAFGLLSFERLSLREYPDIDPPVVSISTNYIGAAAEVVESRITQVIEERIAGVAGIKTISSSSMDGNSSINVEFELSRDIDDATNDIRDRVSRVLNNLPEEADPPEVRKADSDDRPIMWLNLTSQNLNRLELADFAQRQLVDRFSSINGVGRILVSGASDYAMRIWLDREAMAARQVTVSDVEQALRQENVELPAGTLKSLYRDFAIKVDRQYRASEDFEKLVLRREASGYQLTLGDIARIELGAEEPRNLFRGNGIPQVGIGIVKQSTANTLEVAHAVKEEAERVRPGLPQGTTLHDSYDSSVFIDSAISEVYKTLFIAAGLVVLVIFLFLGDFRAMIVPAVTVPVSLIATFTVLYFLGYTINLLTLLALVLAIGLVVDDSIVVLENIHRRLLAGEPPLVAAFRGARQVGFAVVATTAVLVAVFVPITFLQGDIGRLFGEFAVAMAVAVVFSSLVALTLSPVICAKLLNRDAMHGKLAEFVESLLHRMESGYRRILYSSLHRPALSASVLAATIAACIYFIQAVPSEFAPKEDRGVVFLSIRGPEGASFNYVSEHLDELEQRLMPLVEQGEIKRFLLRAPGGFGGADSYNGAFSIMVLEPWSQRRSSTEIIADIRRRLADYTPMTTFPIQPQALGGGFSKPVQFVIGGGNYDQLAQWRDAILAEARNNPKLLGLDSDYRETKPQLVVNINRARAADLGVDTQQINRSLETLLGSRRVTTFMLNGEEYNVVLEGEPSQQRSPNDLSNIYVRSNTSGALIPLGNLVTLEERGAAATLNRFNRVRAITLDASLADGYSLGEALAYLEGITRDVAPEAVIDYKGESLDYIDAGNEVYLTFALALLVVFLVLAAQFESFVHPLVILLTVPLAAAGALVGLYFSDQSLNIYSQIALVMLVGLAAKNGILLVEFANQLRDQGIEFETAILQAAEQRLRPIIMTAITTVMGSVPLLLGSGAGSESRFVIGIVVACGVTAATLFTLFVVPMAYRAMAGKTSSPQAVSQCLHKQLNDNPDRESGHG, from the coding sequence ATGTGGTTGTCCGATACCGCCGTGCGGCGACCCGTATTCGCCACGGTTATCAGCCTGTTGCTGGTCGCTTTCGGCCTGCTGTCCTTTGAGCGCTTATCACTGCGGGAGTACCCCGATATTGACCCGCCGGTGGTGTCGATCAGCACCAACTACATCGGTGCTGCCGCCGAGGTCGTGGAGTCCCGCATCACCCAGGTCATCGAGGAGCGCATCGCCGGGGTGGCAGGGATTAAGACCATTTCCTCCTCCAGCATGGACGGCAACTCTTCCATCAACGTCGAGTTCGAACTGTCCCGCGACATTGACGACGCCACCAACGACATTCGCGACCGGGTATCCAGGGTGCTTAACAATCTGCCGGAGGAAGCCGATCCACCAGAGGTGCGCAAAGCGGATTCCGATGACCGGCCCATCATGTGGCTCAACCTCACCTCGCAAAATCTCAACCGCCTGGAGTTGGCCGACTTTGCCCAGCGCCAGTTGGTGGATCGCTTCTCTTCCATCAATGGGGTTGGCCGTATTCTGGTCAGCGGTGCCTCGGACTACGCCATGCGTATCTGGCTGGACCGGGAGGCCATGGCGGCCCGACAGGTTACCGTTAGCGATGTGGAGCAGGCGCTGCGGCAGGAAAACGTCGAACTCCCCGCCGGCACATTAAAATCCTTGTACCGGGACTTTGCCATCAAAGTAGATCGCCAGTACCGGGCCAGTGAGGACTTTGAAAAACTGGTGCTGCGCCGGGAGGCCAGCGGCTATCAGCTAACCCTGGGCGACATTGCGCGGATTGAACTGGGCGCCGAAGAACCCCGCAACCTGTTTCGCGGCAACGGCATTCCCCAGGTGGGCATCGGTATTGTCAAACAAAGCACCGCCAATACCCTGGAGGTCGCCCACGCCGTCAAGGAAGAGGCCGAGCGGGTAAGACCCGGTCTGCCCCAGGGCACCACCCTGCACGACAGTTACGACAGCTCGGTGTTTATCGACTCGGCCATCAGCGAGGTTTACAAGACGCTGTTTATTGCCGCCGGTTTGGTGGTGCTGGTGATCTTCCTGTTCCTGGGTGATTTTCGCGCCATGATAGTGCCGGCCGTTACCGTGCCAGTATCTTTGATTGCCACCTTTACCGTTCTCTATTTCTTGGGTTACACCATCAATCTACTCACCCTGCTAGCCCTGGTGCTGGCCATCGGTCTGGTGGTGGACGACAGCATCGTCGTGCTGGAGAACATTCACCGCCGCTTGCTGGCTGGGGAACCGCCGTTAGTGGCGGCGTTTCGCGGTGCTCGCCAGGTCGGTTTTGCGGTGGTGGCCACCACCGCAGTCTTGGTGGCGGTGTTTGTTCCCATCACCTTCTTGCAGGGCGACATCGGTCGCCTGTTTGGCGAGTTTGCCGTGGCCATGGCGGTGGCGGTGGTGTTTTCCAGCCTGGTGGCGCTGACCCTGTCGCCGGTGATCTGCGCCAAGCTGCTCAATCGCGACGCCATGCACGGTAAGCTGGCAGAGTTTGTTGAGTCATTGCTGCACCGCATGGAGAGCGGCTACCGCCGTATACTTTACTCCAGCTTGCACCGACCGGCGCTGTCGGCCAGCGTGTTGGCCGCCACTATTGCCGCCTGCATCTATTTTATCCAGGCCGTACCCAGCGAGTTCGCGCCAAAAGAGGATCGCGGCGTCGTGTTCCTGTCCATCCGCGGCCCGGAGGGAGCCTCCTTTAACTATGTCAGTGAGCACCTCGATGAGCTGGAGCAGCGGCTGATGCCGCTGGTGGAACAGGGCGAAATCAAGCGCTTTCTGCTGCGCGCCCCCGGCGGCTTCGGCGGTGCTGACAGCTACAACGGCGCCTTTTCCATCATGGTGCTGGAACCCTGGTCCCAGCGCCGCTCCAGCACCGAGATCATTGCCGATATACGCCGCCGCCTGGCCGACTACACCCCGATGACCACCTTCCCGATCCAACCTCAGGCACTGGGGGGCGGCTTTAGCAAACCGGTACAGTTTGTGATTGGCGGCGGTAACTATGATCAGCTGGCGCAGTGGCGGGATGCCATCCTGGCCGAGGCCCGCAACAACCCCAAACTGCTGGGCCTGGACAGTGACTACCGGGAGACCAAACCCCAGCTGGTGGTCAACATCAATCGCGCCCGGGCCGCCGACCTGGGCGTGGACACCCAGCAGATCAACCGCAGCCTGGAAACCCTGCTGGGCTCGCGCCGCGTTACCACCTTTATGCTCAATGGCGAGGAATACAACGTGGTGCTGGAGGGCGAACCCAGCCAGCAGCGCAGCCCCAACGATCTTAGCAACATCTATGTGCGCTCCAATACCAGCGGCGCCCTGATCCCCCTGGGCAACCTGGTTACCCTGGAAGAACGCGGCGCCGCCGCCACCCTCAACCGCTTTAATCGGGTGCGGGCCATTACGCTGGATGCCAGCCTGGCGGACGGCTACTCCCTGGGCGAGGCGCTGGCCTACCTAGAAGGGATTACCCGCGACGTCGCGCCCGAGGCGGTGATCGATTATAAAGGCGAATCTCTGGACTATATCGATGCCGGCAACGAGGTTTACCTGACCTTTGCACTGGCCTTGTTAGTGGTATTTCTCGTGTTGGCGGCTCAGTTTGAGAGCTTTGTTCACCCCCTGGTGATTCTACTGACGGTGCCACTGGCTGCCGCCGGAGCGTTGGTGGGGCTGTATTTCAGCGACCAAAGCCTGAATATTTACAGCCAAATCGCCTTGGTAATGCTGGTGGGCCTGGCCGCCAAAAACGGCATCTTGCTGGTGGAGTTTGCCAATCAGCTGCGGGATCAAGGTATCGAGTTTGAGACCGCTATCCTGCAGGCTGCGGAGCAGCGCCTGCGGCCTATCATTATGACGGCAATTACCACAGTAATGGGCTCTGTGCCGCTATTGTTGGGCAGCGGTGCGGGCAGCGAGTCGCGCTTTGTCATTGGCATTGTGGTGGCCTGTGGTGTGACCGCCGCCACCCTGTTCACGCTGTTTGTGGTGCCCATGGCCTACCGGGCAATGGCGGGCAAGACCTCGTCGCCACAGGCAGTGAGCCAATGCCTGCATAAGCAATTAAATGACAATCCGGACCGCGAGAGCGGTCACGGATAA
- a CDS encoding glycosyltransferase family 4 protein, with translation MSTDSSTLPVAPPAVPAPADVIDLTDKRARRPLSICLLGYRSAPYGGGQGIYLKYLSKALVDAGHQVDVISGQPYPHLDPRVRLIKMPGMNLFETGLASLRPHHLRSWTNVIEWTGKLTGAFSEPYCFGRRVVKYLKQHGRHYDIIHDNQSLSYGMLKLQKLGFPLVTTIHHPITSDLKIALKAANSFVDRILIRRWHSFLFMQREVARQLHNVVTVSQRSRQDIAAAFAIQPAAIQLVHCGIDTEEFRPMPEVDKVPRRLMATVSADQPLKGVSFLLEALASLLPRYPDLELLMVGKPKPGGDTEQLIARLGVGDHIRCVSGISTEQLIRHYNEAEVVVVPSVYEGFGLPAGEAMSCGAAVVSTDGGALPEVVGDAAIQVPVKDSTALAEAIAQLLDDPQRRQELGRAGRRRIEELFCWHRAAEQMTDYYWQVMERENG, from the coding sequence ATGTCTACGGATTCTTCAACGCTCCCGGTAGCGCCGCCGGCGGTGCCTGCACCTGCCGACGTTATCGACCTGACCGACAAACGCGCCCGGCGCCCACTGAGCATCTGCCTGTTGGGCTACCGCAGTGCGCCCTATGGTGGCGGACAGGGCATCTACCTGAAATACCTCAGTAAGGCGCTGGTGGATGCCGGCCATCAAGTCGATGTGATCTCTGGCCAGCCCTATCCCCATCTGGATCCCAGGGTCAGGTTGATCAAGATGCCGGGCATGAACCTGTTTGAAACCGGCTTGGCTTCACTGCGGCCTCACCACTTAAGGTCCTGGACCAATGTCATAGAGTGGACAGGTAAGCTGACCGGCGCGTTTTCCGAGCCCTACTGTTTTGGTCGCCGGGTGGTGAAGTATCTCAAGCAGCACGGCCGTCACTACGATATTATCCACGACAACCAGAGCCTCAGCTACGGCATGCTGAAGCTGCAAAAGCTGGGCTTTCCGCTGGTGACTACCATTCACCATCCCATCACCAGTGATCTGAAAATTGCCCTTAAAGCCGCCAATTCCTTTGTCGATCGTATTCTGATCCGGCGGTGGCACAGTTTTTTGTTTATGCAGCGTGAGGTGGCCCGGCAGCTCCACAACGTGGTCACGGTCTCCCAACGCTCCCGGCAGGATATCGCCGCCGCCTTTGCTATCCAGCCGGCGGCCATCCAACTGGTGCACTGCGGTATCGATACCGAAGAATTCAGGCCGATGCCCGAGGTGGACAAAGTCCCCCGCCGCCTGATGGCCACGGTATCCGCCGATCAGCCCTTGAAGGGTGTCAGCTTCCTTTTGGAGGCCCTGGCGTCGCTGTTGCCGCGCTACCCGGATCTGGAGTTGCTGATGGTGGGCAAACCCAAACCCGGTGGCGACACCGAGCAGTTGATTGCCCGCCTTGGGGTAGGTGATCACATTCGCTGTGTATCGGGGATTTCTACCGAGCAGCTGATTCGCCATTACAACGAGGCGGAAGTGGTGGTGGTGCCCTCGGTGTACGAAGGCTTTGGTCTGCCGGCGGGGGAAGCGATGTCCTGCGGCGCGGCGGTGGTGTCTACCGATGGCGGTGCGCTGCCAGAAGTGGTGGGCGATGCCGCGATCCAGGTACCAGTGAAAGACAGCACTGCCCTGGCGGAAGCGATTGCCCAATTGCTGGACGACCCACAACGGCGGCAAGAGCTGGGCCGCGCCGGACGCCGTCGCATTGAAGAGCTGTTTTGCTGGCACCGGGCCGCGGAGCAAATGACCGATTACTACTGGCAGGTGATGGAACGTGAAAACGGTTGA